The sequence ACGATTTTAAGGGTTATGGTAGAAACAGGTTGATGACAGAGACCTGAGTCCCAGCTTCTGGAAGGGGCCATCCAAGTCCAACAAAGAGTGGTGCAAAAAGCCACCTGCAGCTGCGGTCACCATGAATCCACGAAGTCAAACCAAAACCCAGATTTTCTCAACTCTTAACTGTAGGACCACAGGAGAACTTCACCCAGGGAGAACAGTGATGTTTTACTGGAGGGGCAGCCAGGCACAGCACCAGCCTCCCCAAAACCAAAGGTGGAGGCAGACGGGAGGAGCAGCATGACAGCAGCACCCAGATACACGCAGCCTCCTTCCACACAGCAGCGGGGCAGCAGGACTTTGTCCTGAACCTCCCATAAAACCAACAGAGCACATTAATAAGAACTCTGTTTCTCATCATACTTCATCCAGCCACAGAGCATCCTGGAATCATTTTTAGTTAAGGCCATATTAGGCACGTATTCCAAAGCATCTTCAGATGTTCGGaacaagacattaaaaataactgCCTTGGGCAAAATCCACATGCTGCATATAGCTATCATTTGTTGCATCAGTAGGTGTAAGCTCAGTTTTAGAAGTATCCATTTTGTCACCTAGTGACTTCTCTGGTAATCAGAAAGGCCAGAAAATGTGGTTGTTCAGTTTCTAATACATTTTGCACAGTGTGCTTGAATGACTTGTCCAGGAATGCACAtttcaaactgttttaaaaaataaaattcacattcctagaaataaacatttataaaaagcCTCTCAGAGCCAAATTTGGTGAGTTGATACAAAGGAATGGGCCAAGATAGATCTCCTCCAACACAGGAGTTTGGGGTAGATCTTGCACCCAGAAACACATACACTAATTCGACTTCTTCGGAAGcaggctttgttttggttttgtttctgactGCCAAAGTAAATATACAAAATTGTGATATCTGAAGTAGCACTCAAGCTTTCTAAGTTAAATTTGCCTGGCCCAGCACTCGCTATCATTAAACTATATTTTGGGGGTAGCATGTAATCTGGTGGCTGAAAAACCATATTCTGCAAATAAGAGAAAGTTAATGCTGATCTTTAAATCAACCTCTATTCCTAAGGCCCCTCTCCctaataaaagaaagaatatgTTGAAAATAAAGTTTAGAGTGGTGTTTACTTCCacgcagcagcacagctgtggtgaGCACTGAAGATCTGTCACAGGCAGATGAGGTATTAGCAAATGGCAGCCACTGTCACCGTCCTTCCAACTCCCACATCAGCCAGCTGGGTGCCCTCTCCCCGGCACGCAGACCACCACTCTGCTCTGACCTGCAGACAGGCACGGGTGGCACTGAGAGCTAACAGAGTTATTCCGACACTCACTCAGCACCCGCCAACTTTGGTTTATACAAAACTGAAGTAATATTAACTATATAAATAGACAAGTTAGACAAGGCTCTGCATGTTGATATATTTGCATACAATTTCCCAGAAAGCAGCCTGCAGTTCTGCCTTGCATAGAAATGCTTAGAGAACTGATTTTTAAgtgtttctcttcttctctttccaaTGCATCAGTTAACTACAGTCCACCCGATGCTTATGCCTTAGGGCAGAATTACATTTGGAACAATTCAGAGTTTTCCTACAGGGATTTTTCCCCTTCCAGGTGGATGGTTTAAGTCACTGCACAAAAGCTTCAGGAGGAGCAAAAGACTGAATCTTGTCCGTGTTAGTCAAGGTGGGGACAGGAACAACTACCACGTTGTCTCTCTATAGGTGCCATAAAACccagggggaaaaaggaaggacaACTGGGGAGAGATTTAGAAGGGAAAATGGGAGGGATTTAGAAGGCAAAAGCTGTGTCAGCAGACAAGCCAACTTCAGAAGACATAGGAGCATAAGTGAGAACCTTGTACTTGCTTGAACCATCAGTCCACTTTTTTTTCCAAGGTCAGGCATGGTAAAGTTTAACTGATCTCAGCTTCTAAAGACATCATTCGGTAGTCAAAGGTGTTGTGTACTACAGCACCAGATACCAGACTGTGCAAACAGCATCCATATAGGCCACACAGGATGAAAGTGTCCTCAGCCTGAACTTCCTACTCTGCCAACTTCTACTTCCATGAAAAGTGACACTTTTCTCACAAAGCTCTCTAGTAATACCATGCTGCAGCGTGACACAACTGTGTCCCAGGTATACATGGACATCAGCTTCCCCAAAAGCTCCACCTTTCTTGTGCTGGCTCTACAACACCATAATGGTTGTCAGAGCAGTAAAGTAATATTTGTGCTTTTGGAGTCTCACAGCACCTAAGCCAAGCTTTACAagtgtcccagtgtcccccccagtTCCACCCACAGCAAGCTGCATGAGCCATGCCTGGCTTCCACAAAACATCTCAGCCAGATTCAAGTCTTTCTGGGGAAAATGGACTGCTACAGCTAGTATTTTGTTCTATCAATCATCAGCTTTGTGCATCCCAAATTTAATAAGAAGCTACATCACAACTAGCTGATGATGTGATCTGAGCCACACAAATATCAACAGTGTCTCTAGGGCAGGATCCAGGTCAAATCTCATGTTATGATCTCCAAGGCCATGCAGTATCATCATCTGAAAGTATTTTGCACTGTGCAATCTTCACAGAATGAAGGTGAATTCTCCCCTTGCAAAGTAAATATCTAGAGTCACAGACACATCAGGCATCCTCTCCTTTCCCCAGGGAAGGTGCATTTCCAGGAGGAAGAAGTTAGGTTGTTTAAGAAACAGCCAAGaggaagaaatgcaaagaaaactaTTCCCATCCAGCCACAGGATTCATGGCCTCGTGCAGATATTAAAGACCGTTATTTCTACTCAGTAGCTGTGAATCTTCACAAGCTTTCCTCCAAAGTGGTTTTGTATTTCCCCTCCACCCACCACAACAAACTGTAGATAATTTGTGTTTTGTAACAAGCTGCCTACCAAACTGAGAcacttttcttcttcacattGACCAGTCCTCTACTTTGCATTTCTGCTTGGTGCAACACTTACTGCATTATCTAAAGCAGATGGAAGACTAAACGACTCCAGCACTTGCAAGTCTGAcgagggtttgttttgttttgttttaggggggtagacttttttttgttttgttaaaaaaaaccccaaacaaacaaaaaaccatacaAACCCATTGACTGTAACCACCAGTCTTGCATGCCATGGTTTGTAGTCTCTTACCTAAAAGAGTCATGACAGTCTTCATAAGCTTCACAGGGGTTCTCCTACGGCTGATGGATCCACTAGTGTGTGACGATAAGACATTAGTTTTCCTCTGGACATACATGTAGATTCTTATGTAAACCACCACCATAATGAAGAAGACAACTAGGTTTAAGACGCTCCAGAACACCAGGTAACTTCTGCTGTAAATAGGCGCTAGGGATGAGCAGGCAGTAATGTCACAGAGGCAGTTCCAACCCAGGGTAGGAACAGCACCCATGAAAATAGCAATAGCCCAAATTGATACAATTAAAAAGGTGACTCTCTTCTTCGTGAGATTACTGTGGATCTTCATCCGCATTATCGACATGTGCCGCTCAACAGCTATGACGAGGAGATTCACCAGGGAAGCCGTCAGGCTGGTGTCCAGAAGGCCCTGACGCAAAAACCAGCGATTAACAGTTAATGTTTTAGACACTGGGCCAGTGTTGAACATCAAGAAGACATAGGCAATTCCAGCAAAAAAGTCTGCAGCAGCTAAATTGGCCAGGAGATagtaaaagggaaaatgaaaccTCTTGTTCTTGACCACAGCTGCTATCACCAgtgaatttgaaatgaaaatgaagaggcagaaaaatgttccaaaacacagaacaacaaTAAGTTTTGGCCCTGTCCACTCATCTACTGTGTCAGTGTTTGTCTTGTTATAAAAAAAGTCCATGCGCTTATCATAGTAGCATTCGTTCATCCTGGATTAAAGCCCCTGCATCCTAGGAagggtggaagggaaaaaaaggaagaaggattaaaaaaaaaaaatcaactattgTTCCTTGCTTCAATCACCATACCTAACATATTTTTGCtagggggacggggggggggacgacacaggAGAGGGACATGAGAGAGTATATATTTGAAGGCCTTAACTAAAAATTCATACTGTACACTGAGTTAATAGAGAAGACGACGTTCTGTCCACTGGAGGACTGTAGTGCATGATGCTTTGAAGAATCAGGATTTGTCGAAAGACTTACCCACTTACAAAACCTCAGCACAGTCCTTTTGCGCTAGCAGTCATACCATACAGGCCACACAGCGGAAGTTAAGAGGTTAAGCGTGACTTTATGGAGGTCACAAAGAAAATATGAGCAACAGCCAAGCCATTCTTGCTGTAAAATCCCATGTTAGAGCCGCAGCCATCATTATTTCCATTTCTCAATGTATCCAGTCAGGACAGCGAAGCACAAATCATAACTCTTCCATTATACTGACTAAGCAATAAAAGGCCTattactagaaaaatattttttggtttttcaattatattttaataaatataatgtATACAAGATGCTATGGGCATATACATTCTGAGCACATCTTATTTACCGCTACAGGATTTAAGTAAATACATAgaatatatttttcccttttcagcaCATTTGACTACTGTAAAGCCAGAGATTATTTTATTGGGCTGTCAACCTAGAGCCCTGTGAGCACCACACAGCGTAATTatcttcaaaaccaaaacacagttcCCTACCCAACCACAGGATAAAGCAAGTCCCAGCAACAGCAGtagggctgggtttttttccttatacccACTCAGCACTATTTTGGACACAGAGCTATTAAACATGATGGAAGGGGGAGTCTGCGTTCCAGATTACATCACATTTCAGCTACTCTGGTGAGGTCAATCTCAGCTGCCTTGGCAATTTTACTGCCTTTATTAACGAACGAAACTGAACTCGAACTAATTTACATAGGCAGTTCTGACAGCAATTACTCATGGTGACCAGACCCTGTGCAGGGTCTCACAACCTAGTAGGAAGAGTTTGTGTCTGATCATCACGAGACCTCACACTCACTGTCCATATCCAAATAAGGGTTTTAACAATCACTTCATTAATAGATATTGTATAATTTTAACAAAACCTAGGATCCCAGCCTTGGCACAAGATCTTAATCACATCAGATATTATACAGAGCGGCAAACCTCTGCTTGACTCAGGATATAAAAGAGGAAGTATCGGGATACAAAGCTGCAGGAGAGGCAGCAACACTAATAGCTCTTGTAAACCTCCCTGCGAGCCTCAGGCTGCCATGAGTGCCAGAGTAATAGACTGAgtgggacagaaaaggaaaaaaaaacaccctagtAGTAGTGGTTACAGGCAGAAAGATACAAAAAAAAGCATAAGCTTTTCACCTCTGCAGCTAAAATTTATCACAGATAAAGATCAGGTTCACTTAGTCTATTATTATCCTGTGGTTACTTAACAGTTATATCTCATCTTTCCAGGGACTGGGAAGCAAATTAAGCAATCCCCAGCAGGCTGGCTAACAAGTCACATTTGTATTAAAGGTTCCTTCTGAGTTTTAAGATAAAAAGGCTCATCTTCTGTCATTTAAGTTATGCTACTTGTGTTATTTCTCTCAAACCTGCACTATTCCGTGattaatattttcaaagtgaatttgttttttaatatttcttttttctgaactAGCTCCTTggcctttttttccctcagttcccaCCCTACATCTAGTAGTCAACATGAAAGCAAGCCACTTGACATTGTTGTCCATTTTATTAACATGAAGAACCTATACAGCCACTTCTTTTATAAAAGAATATATTACTTAAAGCATCAAATTCAAGTACACAGAACTAAGAACAACTACTTAAGGACAAGAAGTGGAAGGAAACAAGTAAACCATCCCTTGTGCTGAAACATTACAGAACATCCattcatctaaaaataaaaaagcctcaACAACTCAGATCGACTGTAAGGAGTCAGCCGGAATTCAATGCCTACTGCTCCCTAGAGTAATATGGTGGAGTTGGGCAGTCAGTACATTCCCTATCCTCACCTAGGAAGTACTCAAAACTCAAATTAAGACTGTAAGTGACCAGAAGTCCCTGAGGAGCTGCAGGCAACAGCTACTCAAGCAGCTGAGTGGTGGGAACCCTGCCCATCTGAGACGCCTCTGTGCTTATCCATCAAAGCAGCAAAGGACTTGCTGAGCTTGACATGAAGCTTTTACAAAAGAGCCCAAATGCCTGCAAATAGAAGCAGCGTTTTGGGCAAgaatggcagggaaaaaaaaaaatctgtgaaaattacAGGGAAGGTTTTCTGAACATGCTGTATCTTACTGTGTAATCATCTCAACAGATGAATCTCTCTTACTTGCAGTGACAGAAGAATATCTGCAGATACTTTTTGCATCTCATCTGGAGAACAAGGTTAAAGAAATCCAAAATATCAACTATGAACTTATGCTAAATAGCTTATTGAGATCCCATAATTTGAAGTagtacctggaaaaaaaaaaaaaatcacacatctgTAATTCTCCACCAAAATAATCACACTACAAACACTCACTGTCACACAGCAGAGCTCAAATGATTTTGAGAGAGATGTCTTCAGGTGTTGAGATAAGGCAGGAGGGAGTAGAAGAGCATCCAGCTGAGGTCTCAGGGTCACAGGACTGACTCTGGAGGTGTTCAGATGGAAGCTGCATCAAAGCAGTAGCTGAACAGAAGCTAGTTTGCATCCCAGTCCCTCAGAGCCAAGATGTCGCACTTAGCTATATCAGCCTATATGTACAAAAAGCAGTTGTCACTCCAGGGTCCTTCCGGACAGACAGTGGTTGATTTCACACCTTCATTTAAAGTCCTCCCAGCAGAACAAGCCTGACCTCAGGGGAACTGTGCAGCTGTGACAGAGCTGTGCAGCTGTATCCTCAGCAGGCCTGCCCCAGGCCACACCAGGCACGAGAGATGTGCAATAGGATATCCCATACTTCCTGGCATGTCACAGTTTAACACATTGCAGGACTTTATTCTCCAGgtcttctcttctgcagtcaGAGCGGAGATGTTTATCTTAATCAGGGCAGGtttaaacttaaaaagaaaaaaaacacccttaaATATTACATATTTCAGGTTTGTTTATTAAGTACACACAAATTTGAAGATTCAGGCAAAATATTGtttggaaaagttttaaaaataatagaaactgaaatagaaaaacagCTAAACTGGTCAGCCCAGCCTTATTAAGACAACAGAGAATCTTCTAGAGTCTGCAGCAGCAAGATCCCCAGTTCTGCTACCCACTTCATGAAGAATTGCCTTCTTGTACTTTGAAAGTGGGTCTTACAAGCTTGATACTTCTAATTTTTTATGGGAAAGGACAGCAAACAATCTCCACTCATGTCTTCTATGCCACTCTGTTTTATAGCCCTCCATATAGATCTCCAAAAGCTTAACGGCAATAACCACGTATTGCATATTCTACAGACAGGTTGAGCTATTAGCTTGCTACAAGTCACTcgcaagcaaataaaaaaaattttgcaaGTGCCAAAAGCATACACTTGTCAAAAACattcttttccttatttcaatCTATTTAATGATTTCAGTTCAACCCATAGTGGCTACAAAGATCAGAAACTGATGGGCTGTGAAGTGTGTTTCCTCTACCACTCTGAGTAAACATAAGCTTTGAGTGGGAGAAATCATCTGTTCCAAAAATCTCAGTGGATTTGGTTTAGTCAAACTGCTTTCAAATGCAAAAGCACACATTAAGAATTCTTCACAAACCAGCACATCTTGAGCTGTTTTAAAAGACAGCTTGTATGTTTGAATTGATTTTGAATTCCTCTATATAAATGCAACTTGTATCGTCAGAATATGTTCTTCaccattcttaaaataaaaatcaagaatttGCATGAGTATATAGAAATAGATTACACCAGCAATCTAAATAAAGAGTTGGTGAAATAAGACATCACCTACATAATGTTTTGGACAAAAGCTTCAGCTAGTTGCAAGCTAACGTGCTTTAATAGTTGTCATTCAATCAGAATCTAGTTTGCTTCAAGAAAGTTACTAAAAATCCATAtgtttataataaaatttaatatcaGTTATTTAAATAAAGGATTTTGCTGATTCAAACTGtgattaaaaatcacttttcaagTCACTTTGATTCAAAATTGTTTGGCCTGTAAATCAGCTCTAAGTTGAGTTACTCATTATTAATGCaaacatttctgaaggaaaactcGAATAGTATTTTAATGAGAAGGTTATTATAAAATTTAGCTTGCAAGCCATAATGCGATTCATGGCACACCCCAGTGGTTTTCTGCCTCCTTCCTGTCCATTAAAACTCAGATTATTTCAATACATTGGCCACAGCCTTATTGAAGGGTTGGTGTCAGTTTGGGGGATTTTGATGGCTTCTACCCTGCTCCTGTGTAAATGCGACAGGGAGGGAGAGCACAAGCGCAGGCTGGCACACTGAGCCACTGTGAGAGGATTCAAGCCGAGTTTGCAGCTGGACTGGAAAGTCCACAGAGCAAGACTGACCCCATAGGAGGATGACAGCGGTGAAGCCCTATAGCAGGACTGGAAGTTAGCTTGCATGAGAGGCAAGACAACTCCAGCCTGCTTTACTGCCGCTTTTTCTGAACTGGTACagggatttctttgcagaaattcAGGGCGGTCGGCATCCAAAATGTTACACCCTGAAACAGAAGGAGAGACAGCAAAGCCAGTACAGGCCGGGCAGACCCGTGGGACAGCACACGGGAGTGAGCAGCATCCAGGCTCAGCCTGCAAACCGGGCAGGCTGCCAGCCTATTGCCAGAGCACTTCATCTCCCTGCCTCCCCTTGTCCATTAGCAAAGACAAGGTATTAAGTACAGATCTCTAAGATATTTTGAAACTTATTACAGAAGTTGCTCTTCAGAAAGCAGAGTTTATCATGCTGACTGATCACAGACATTGGTGGCAGAGCAAGGAGGCAAGTCACTTAAAATACTCTCTGCGTTCAGACTGTTACTACAGAGAAATACTAAGCAGCAGCAATTGCCTATCTGCACATACTGCTTAGGCTTTTAAACTTACCCTACAAGCAGCAGACGGCCCTTGATACAGTACCACAAAAGGAGTGACTATAGGCTTGCAGACTAGTAGCCCTTGGCAAGAGGTCCCTGCATCAGTGCTCTTGCTTGCCTGCACTCTATGCCACAGGCAGATGCGAACACCCTCCATCCCTTCCTCTTCTGGATAAGCAACTGATGCTGCTATTATTTTTCTAGTTAACAAAAATCTCTTTCTCACCTCACTCCCAGAGGAAGCAGAAGAGAGCCAGGGCACCGAGCAGCCAAGCTATACATACAAGTAGTACCAGTTCAGAAAGGGAATCGGTTCCTTGTTCCCCTCCACACCCTGCGTACATGCATGGCCACGAAGGAAAACACAACCAAATGATTGCACAGTAACCCAAGAAACCCTTCCAGGTTACCTCAGCTTAGAAAGAAATACCAGTGCAGAAAAGGGTGTGTAACACAGCAGAGGCCAAAAATGTTAATATGTAACTGTAAGAAGGAGTTTTGCAAGGTTAAGTACTCTGGTTCCCTTTTAATTGTCTTTAATTAATTGATATTCTAAGAAAAATCAATTtagagaaacaaaatgaaagaaagcacATAAAGAACACAAAATTATGCCCAAATATCTCAATCTAAACTAAAG comes from Athene noctua chromosome 5, bAthNoc1.hap1.1, whole genome shotgun sequence and encodes:
- the LPAR3 gene encoding lysophosphatidic acid receptor 3, which produces MNECYYDKRMDFFYNKTNTDTVDEWTGPKLIVVLCFGTFFCLFIFISNSLVIAAVVKNKRFHFPFYYLLANLAAADFFAGIAYVFLMFNTGPVSKTLTVNRWFLRQGLLDTSLTASLVNLLVIAVERHMSIMRMKIHSNLTKKRVTFLIVSIWAIAIFMGAVPTLGWNCLCDITACSSLAPIYSRSYLVFWSVLNLVVFFIMVVVYIRIYMYVQRKTNVLSSHTSGSISRRRTPVKLMKTVMTLLGAFVVCWTPGLVVLLLDGLNCTYCGIQNVKRWFLLLALLNSVMNPIIYSYKDDEMWGTMKRMICCSSEDKSQDRRSSRIPSTVLCRSTDTSGHYIEDGIIQGTICGKGDLGDKENS